The stretch of DNA CACATCCTCCGCCACCTCGACGAACTGGCTGACAAACGCCAGGTTGCGCGAACCCGTCGGCACCGGCAGCGGGCGGTCGCTGTACTGGCGCGGCATGAACATGCTGGTGATGTACGGCATGCGGCACGGGATGCAGTTCGCCGTCGACATCACGTCGTCGTAGTCGAAGTTCAGATGGCCGCACAACTCGCGCAAGATCTCTTCGCCGCTGCATTCAGCCATCGGCTTGGCAACAAAGTTGCCGATGCGGTCAGGATGCAGGCCATACCCCCAGAACACCTGGACGCCTTCCGGCTGCCCGACAAAGTGCGGCTGATGCGCCAGCACCACCGACATGAACCAGTTGGAATCCTTGAAGGTCACCAGTCCGCCAGTGCCGGCCACGTTGCCGCTGAATTTTTGCATACGGTCGAAGAAGGCAGCGTCTTTCAGCGTGACGGTGAACGACTCCCACCACGATTCCGGAATACTGGAATTGAATGCGGACGGATTGCCGAACTGCGGCCTGCCCTGCGCCAGCTTTTCCCACAACGCCCAGCCCTGGCTATCGCGCTTGTCCAGTTTGGCCGGCGCGCTTTGCATCGTACCGTAGCTCGACGCATCCGTCATCGAACCGTTCTGGAAGAACACCAGATCGTCCGGCGCAACCTGAATGGTTTGCGCCTCACCATTGCGCACATAGCGGATCGCGGTGACGGTCGATGCATCCTCGCTCAACGACAGATCGTCAACCCTGGCGCCGAACACCACCTGCACGCCCTGCTGCTGCAGCCAATGCTGCAACGGGCGCACAAACGAATCGTACTGGTTGTAGACGGTACGCTTGACACCCGCTAGCGTCTCGATACGCGAGAACTCCATCATGAAGCGGCGCAGGTAGCGCTTGAACTCCACCGCGC from Duganella dendranthematis encodes:
- a CDS encoding oleate hydratase, whose translation is MTKAYLIGGGIGSLAAAAFMIRDAGVAGSDITIFEALPLAGGSLDGGGNPDSGYTLRGGRMLTTDNYECTWDLFKSIPSLEHPGQTVYDETIAFNELHKSHSRARLVDRNRFKVDVTSMGFSMQDRLELVKLEEADEKDLGDSAITDWLSPEFFETKFWYMWATTFAFQPWHSAVEFKRYLRRFMMEFSRIETLAGVKRTVYNQYDSFVRPLQHWLQQQGVQVVFGARVDDLSLSEDASTVTAIRYVRNGEAQTIQVAPDDLVFFQNGSMTDASSYGTMQSAPAKLDKRDSQGWALWEKLAQGRPQFGNPSAFNSSIPESWWESFTVTLKDAAFFDRMQKFSGNVAGTGGLVTFKDSNWFMSVVLAHQPHFVGQPEGVQVFWGYGLHPDRIGNFVAKPMAECSGEEILRELCGHLNFDYDDVMSTANCIPCRMPYITSMFMPRQYSDRPLPVPTGSRNLAFVSQFVEVAEDVVFTVEYSVRAAQTAVYQLLNVQREVPRVTPHDESLKVKFDAVIKAFK